Proteins encoded by one window of uncultured Celeribacter sp.:
- a CDS encoding ABC-F family ATP-binding cassette domain-containing protein, with amino-acid sequence MLKIQNITYSVEGRTLIEEASVTIPTGHKVGIVGRNGAGKTTLFRIIKGELVLETGAIEIPKRARIGGVAQEVPGNEVSLLDTVLAEDKERASLMAEAETATDPHRIADIQTRLADIDAWSAEGRASSILKGLGFTEEEIKMPCSAFSGGWRMRVALAGVLFSQPDFLLLDEPTNYLDLEGALWLETYLAKYPHTVLLISHDRALLNRAVGAILHLESKKLTLYSGGYDDFARTRSAQRAVQAAAAKKQELQRAHLQSFVDRFKAKASKAKQAQSRVKMLEKMETITAPEDAARVVFSFPEPEELSPPIINMEGASVGYDGKAILQRLNLRIDQDDRIALLGRNGEGKSTLSKLLSNRLDPMGGQITRHNKLRIGFFAQHQVDELHLNETPLQHLQSALPDFHPPKLRAKLAGFGLGADQADTEVGRLSGGQKARLSLLLATLDAPHLLILDEPTNHLDIESREALVEALTAYTGAVVLVSHDMHLLSLVADRLWLVKDGRVAPYEEDLDAYRKLLLQGDEKPKAEKKDKPAPKPKKASRDEILALRAEVRKCEERVGKLTDMSKKLQVKLANPELYEDKEAAVVWQKKYGEVTEAMDRAEALWMDALEKLEQAGG; translated from the coding sequence ATGCTTAAGATCCAGAACATCACCTATTCCGTCGAAGGCCGCACTCTGATCGAGGAGGCTTCCGTCACCATTCCCACCGGCCATAAGGTCGGCATCGTGGGGCGCAACGGTGCGGGCAAGACCACGCTGTTTCGCATCATCAAGGGCGAATTGGTGCTGGAAACCGGCGCCATCGAAATCCCGAAACGCGCCCGCATCGGCGGCGTGGCTCAGGAGGTGCCCGGAAACGAGGTGTCTTTGCTGGACACGGTTCTGGCCGAGGACAAGGAACGCGCGAGCCTGATGGCGGAGGCGGAAACCGCCACCGACCCGCACCGGATCGCCGATATTCAGACCCGTTTGGCCGATATTGATGCCTGGAGTGCCGAGGGGCGCGCCTCGTCGATCCTCAAGGGGCTTGGTTTTACCGAAGAGGAAATCAAGATGCCCTGCTCGGCGTTCTCCGGCGGCTGGCGGATGCGTGTGGCTCTGGCGGGGGTGCTGTTCTCTCAGCCCGATTTCCTGTTGCTCGACGAGCCGACCAACTACCTCGATCTCGAAGGCGCGCTTTGGCTTGAGACCTATCTCGCCAAATACCCGCACACCGTGCTGTTGATTTCCCACGACCGCGCGCTCTTGAACCGTGCTGTCGGCGCGATCCTGCATCTCGAGAGCAAGAAACTGACGCTCTACTCCGGCGGCTACGACGATTTTGCCCGTACCCGGAGCGCACAGCGCGCCGTTCAGGCCGCCGCCGCCAAGAAACAAGAACTGCAACGCGCGCATTTGCAGAGCTTTGTGGATCGCTTCAAAGCCAAGGCCTCGAAAGCCAAACAGGCGCAGTCGCGCGTCAAGATGCTGGAAAAGATGGAGACCATCACCGCCCCCGAAGACGCGGCCCGCGTGGTGTTTTCCTTCCCCGAGCCCGAAGAGCTTTCGCCGCCGATCATCAATATGGAGGGCGCCTCCGTCGGCTATGACGGCAAGGCGATTTTGCAGCGGCTGAACCTGCGGATTGATCAGGACGACCGCATCGCTTTGCTGGGCCGCAACGGCGAAGGCAAATCGACGCTGTCGAAATTGCTGTCGAACCGTCTGGACCCGATGGGCGGTCAGATCACACGGCACAACAAACTGCGCATCGGCTTTTTCGCCCAGCATCAGGTGGATGAATTGCATCTCAATGAGACGCCGCTTCAGCACCTGCAAAGCGCACTGCCCGATTTCCACCCGCCGAAACTGCGGGCGAAACTTGCGGGCTTTGGCCTTGGCGCCGATCAGGCCGACACCGAGGTCGGGCGTCTGTCCGGCGGTCAGAAAGCGCGGCTCTCACTCTTGCTCGCCACACTCGACGCGCCGCACCTCCTGATCCTCGACGAACCGACCAACCACCTCGACATCGAAAGCCGCGAGGCCTTGGTCGAGGCGCTCACCGCCTACACGGGCGCAGTGGTTTTGGTGTCGCACGACATGCATCTTTTGAGCCTTGTCGCCGATCGGCTGTGGCTGGTGAAAGACGGCCGTGTCGCCCCCTACGAAGAGGACCTCGACGCCTATCGCAAGCTTTTGCTGCAAGGCGATGAAAAGCCGAAGGCCGAGAAGAAAGACAAACCCGCACCCAAGCCGAAAAAGGCCAGCCGCGACGAAATTCTGGCGCTCCGGGCCGAGGTGCGCAAATGTGAGGAACGTGTCGGCAAGCTGACCGACATGAGCAAAAAGCTTCAGGTCAAACTGGCCAACCCCGAGCTCTATGAGGACAAAGAGGCCGCCGTGGTCTGGCAAAAGAAATACGGCGAGGTGACGGAGGCGATGGACCGCGCCGAGGCGCTCTGGATGGATGCGCTCGAAAAGCTGGAGCAAGCGGGAGGCTAA
- a CDS encoding TfoX/Sxy family DNA transformation protein, with the protein MPTPVSSIRNLGPASDASFARAGIDSAEALRELGPDAAYTRLLATGSRPHFIGYYAMVMGLQGRPWNDCKGKEKDALRVRFDAIVASVAADTTAAPTGIESVLNEIGTGLRR; encoded by the coding sequence ATGCCCACCCCCGTCTCCTCCATTCGAAACCTCGGCCCCGCCTCTGACGCGTCTTTCGCCCGCGCCGGGATCGACAGCGCCGAAGCGTTGCGCGAGCTGGGACCGGATGCCGCCTACACCCGCCTGTTGGCCACCGGATCGCGACCGCATTTCATCGGCTATTACGCGATGGTCATGGGGCTACAAGGCCGCCCTTGGAACGATTGCAAGGGCAAGGAAAAAGACGCTCTGCGTGTGCGCTTCGATGCCATCGTGGCCTCTGTCGCCGCCGACACCACAGCCGCGCCGACGGGCATCGAATCTGTGCTCAATGAGATCGGCACCGGGCTGCGGCGCTAA
- the ndk gene encoding nucleoside-diphosphate kinase, with amino-acid sequence MAIQRTFSIIKPDATKRNLTGKIIAKFEEAGLRVVASKRIQLTLAQAQEFYGVHKDRPFFGELCEFMISEPIVVQVLEGENAIAKNREVMGATNPADAAEGTIRKEFALSIGENSVHGSDAPETAAVEIAYFFSGLELVG; translated from the coding sequence ATGGCGATCCAGCGTACCTTCTCCATCATCAAACCCGACGCAACCAAGCGCAACCTGACCGGCAAGATCATTGCCAAATTCGAAGAGGCCGGCCTGCGCGTCGTAGCAAGCAAGCGCATCCAGCTGACGCTGGCTCAGGCGCAGGAATTCTACGGCGTCCACAAAGACCGTCCGTTCTTTGGCGAACTGTGCGAATTCATGATCTCCGAGCCGATCGTTGTGCAGGTTCTCGAAGGTGAAAACGCCATCGCGAAAAACCGCGAAGTCATGGGCGCCACCAACCCGGCCGACGCCGCAGAAGGCACCATCCGCAAAGAGTTCGCGCTCTCCATCGGCGAAAACTCCGTGCACGGCTCCGACGCTCCGGAAACCGCAGCGGTCGAAATCGCCTACTTCTTCTCCGGTCTCGAACTGGTCGGCTAA
- a CDS encoding IS5 family transposase (programmed frameshift) has product MTRHVLTDAQWAIIEPFCLGKATDPGQTGRDPRLFMEAVLWIVRTGAQWRELPVEFGKWNSVFKRFRRWVKADAFYSMFRTLAEDADFEYAMIDGSIVKVHRSGQGAKGGPQSQAIGRSRGGMTTKIVALTDALGNLVDFRLLPGQAHDLRGVPELIDKLAADHLLADRAFDADWLRTALTERSIAPVIPPKSNRRFPAEFDKETYKWRHLIENYFGKLKENRGIAMRSCKTDQSFKAFISLAASISQLR; this is encoded by the exons TTGACCCGTCATGTCTTGACCGACGCCCAATGGGCAATCATCGAACCTTTCTGTCTTGGCAAGGCCACAGATCCCGGCCAAACCGGACGCGATCCACGCCTGTTCATGGAGGCTGTGTTGTGGATTGTGCGAACCGGTGCGCAATGGCGGGAACTGCCCGTCGAATTCGGGAAGTGGAATTCTGTCTTCAAACGCTTCCGGCGATGGGTGAAAGCTGACGCTTTCTACAGCATGTTCAGAACCTTGGCTGAGGACGCCGACTTCGAATACGCGATGATCGACGGTTCCATCGTCAAGGTCCACCGTTCCGGCCAGGGCGCAAAAGGGGGAC CACAGAGCCAGGCCATAGGGCGCTCGCGCGGCGGCATGACGACGAAAATCGTTGCCCTGACCGACGCGCTTGGCAACCTTGTCGATTTCCGCCTGTTGCCGGGGCAAGCGCATGACCTGCGCGGCGTGCCGGAGCTGATCGACAAGCTCGCCGCAGATCACCTGCTCGCGGATCGCGCCTTTGATGCCGATTGGCTCCGAACTGCGCTGACCGAACGGAGCATTGCACCGGTCATTCCGCCGAAATCCAACCGCCGCTTTCCTGCCGAGTTCGACAAGGAAACCTACAAATGGCGGCATCTGATCGAAAACTATTTTGGAAAGCTCAAGGAAAACAGAGGCATCGCCATGCGCTCGTGCAAAACCGACCAGAGCTTCAAGGCGTTCATTTCACTGGCCGCATCAATCAGTCAACTCAGATGA
- a CDS encoding MarR family winged helix-turn-helix transcriptional regulator — translation MAKDPREMAVAFFNDADKAVAFNRLWFNIMRVHRNFYPRIAKDLKKLGVRDLIWHEILWEIERGGAEGRRMSEIEQVLYLPQYALSRHISRMEKEGFLRREYIRDGRRKHVLFLTEKGAGINAEMWPIYQSAIQDELGPLISEEDAYLMSYLMIGILREDENARA, via the coding sequence ATGGCAAAAGACCCCCGCGAGATGGCTGTCGCGTTTTTCAATGACGCCGACAAAGCTGTGGCCTTCAACCGGCTGTGGTTCAACATCATGCGCGTGCATCGCAATTTTTATCCGCGCATTGCCAAAGACCTCAAGAAACTCGGCGTGCGCGATCTGATCTGGCACGAAATTCTCTGGGAGATTGAACGCGGCGGTGCTGAGGGGCGCAGAATGTCCGAGATCGAACAGGTGCTTTACCTGCCGCAATACGCCTTGTCGCGTCACATCAGCCGGATGGAAAAAGAGGGTTTTCTCAGGCGTGAATATATCCGCGACGGGCGGCGCAAACACGTGTTGTTTCTCACCGAGAAAGGCGCCGGGATCAATGCGGAGATGTGGCCGATCTACCAAAGCGCCATTCAGGACGAATTGGGCCCGCTGATCTCTGAAGAAGACGCCTATTTGATGTCCTATCTCATGATCGGCATTCTGCGCGAGGACGAGAACGCCAGGGCCTGA
- a CDS encoding YqaE/Pmp3 family membrane protein yields the protein MDLIRILVAILLPPLGVFLQVGFGKHFWLNILLTLLGYIPGIVHAVWIIARTPEHSRI from the coding sequence ATGGACCTTATCCGCATTCTCGTCGCGATTTTGCTACCGCCCCTGGGCGTCTTCTTGCAGGTGGGCTTTGGCAAACACTTTTGGCTCAACATCCTGCTGACGCTTCTGGGCTACATTCCCGGCATCGTCCACGCCGTTTGGATCATCGCCCGCACGCCGGAGCACAGCCGCATTTAA
- a CDS encoding DNA polymerase III subunit chi, with protein MGAVYFYHLTRAPLAETLATLAEKSLQAGWRVEVRGRSDQMLRALDQALWLREGFLPHGIKGGPHDADQPILFTSGAGGNAASCVMSVGGADLAAEDIAALDRACILFDGHDPDAVQHARVQWKTLTAAGAEAQYWSEESGRWEKKAESKKG; from the coding sequence ATGGGTGCGGTCTATTTCTACCACCTGACCCGCGCGCCTCTGGCGGAGACGCTGGCCACGCTTGCAGAAAAATCTTTGCAAGCGGGCTGGCGTGTGGAGGTGCGTGGACGCTCGGATCAGATGCTCCGCGCGTTGGATCAGGCGCTTTGGCTGCGCGAAGGTTTTTTGCCGCATGGCATCAAAGGTGGACCGCATGACGCGGACCAGCCGATCCTCTTTACCTCAGGGGCAGGCGGCAACGCGGCCTCTTGCGTGATGAGTGTCGGTGGGGCGGATTTGGCGGCGGAAGACATCGCCGCGCTCGACCGCGCCTGTATCCTCTTCGATGGCCACGACCCGGATGCGGTGCAACACGCCCGCGTGCAATGGAAAACCCTCACAGCCGCCGGGGCCGAGGCGCAATATTGGTCCGAGGAAAGCGGTCGTTGGGAGAAGAAGGCGGAGAGCAAGAAGGGCTGA
- a CDS encoding IS5 family transposase yields MSSPPTYRTKNWPAYNEALKRRGSLTIWFDPEMSWDGAPTGRRGRQQTYSDAAIQTCLSMKVLFGMALRQTTGFVESLLRLVGLDWSVPDFSTLSRRQKTLAVNIPYRGSKGPLHLLIDSTGIKVEGEGEWHARKHGDPKRRVWRKFHLGIDEETLEIRAVEIAGSHIGDAPVLPDLLGQIPIGEEIGSVTADGAYDTRKCHDAIANRGAHAVIPPRKNAKPWQAVTAGAAARNEALRASKYLGRALWRRWSGYHRRSRVETKMHCVKLLGQRLMARDFDRQVAELQVRIAVLNRYTALGIPVTEAVE; encoded by the coding sequence ATGAGCAGCCCCCCCACCTACAGGACCAAGAACTGGCCAGCCTATAACGAAGCGCTCAAGCGCCGGGGTTCGCTGACGATCTGGTTCGACCCCGAGATGAGCTGGGATGGCGCGCCGACAGGCAGGCGTGGCCGCCAGCAGACCTACAGCGATGCCGCCATCCAGACGTGCCTTTCGATGAAAGTTTTGTTCGGCATGGCGCTCCGGCAGACGACCGGGTTCGTCGAGAGCCTGCTGCGACTGGTTGGCCTCGACTGGTCGGTGCCCGACTTCAGCACGCTGTCCCGCCGTCAGAAGACCCTGGCCGTCAACATTCCTTACCGTGGGTCGAAGGGCCCGCTGCACCTGCTCATCGACAGCACGGGCATTAAGGTCGAGGGCGAAGGCGAGTGGCACGCCCGCAAGCATGGTGACCCCAAACGGCGTGTGTGGCGCAAGTTCCATCTCGGGATTGATGAGGAAACGCTGGAGATCCGAGCCGTCGAGATCGCCGGGAGCCATATCGGTGATGCACCGGTTTTACCCGATCTGCTCGGCCAGATCCCGATTGGCGAAGAGATCGGCTCGGTGACCGCCGACGGCGCATACGACACCCGCAAATGCCACGATGCCATCGCGAATCGCGGCGCCCACGCTGTCATCCCGCCCCGCAAGAACGCGAAACCGTGGCAGGCCGTCACCGCCGGAGCCGCAGCCCGCAACGAGGCCCTGCGGGCATCCAAATATCTCGGCCGCGCCCTGTGGCGACGATGGAGCGGTTACCACCGCCGGAGCCGCGTCGAGACGAAGATGCATTGTGTGAAGCTGCTGGGGCAGCGCCTCATGGCACGGGACTTCGACCGCCAGGTCGCGGAGCTCCAGGTCCGTATCGCCGTGCTCAACCGCTACACAGCGCTCGGCATACCTGTCACGGAAGCTGTGGAATAG
- a CDS encoding TIGR02281 family clan AA aspartic protease — MDQMDTARILYLSLLLGAVGFYYVVANRRNLGQMARHAALWALIFIGALAAVGLWQDVRPRLAPAQISDGAGVITVDRDHSGHFSVIAEVNGAPVEFLVDTGASNVVLSLDDAERAGIDVDNLAFTGRAQTANGTVRTAPVRIDTLGLEGITDDGVRAYVTDGELFGSLLGMDYLRRYNTIEIKQDKLVLTR, encoded by the coding sequence ATGGATCAAATGGACACCGCCCGCATTCTCTATCTGTCGCTGCTGTTAGGCGCCGTCGGTTTTTATTACGTCGTCGCCAATCGGCGCAATCTTGGCCAGATGGCGCGTCACGCCGCGCTTTGGGCGCTGATCTTCATCGGCGCTCTGGCCGCCGTCGGGCTCTGGCAGGACGTGCGCCCGCGTCTGGCGCCCGCACAGATCAGCGACGGCGCGGGTGTGATCACCGTGGATCGTGACCATTCCGGGCATTTTTCCGTCATCGCCGAGGTGAACGGTGCACCGGTGGAGTTTTTGGTCGACACAGGCGCGTCCAACGTGGTGTTGTCCTTGGACGACGCCGAACGCGCCGGGATTGACGTGGACAATCTGGCCTTCACGGGCCGCGCCCAGACGGCCAACGGCACGGTACGCACCGCGCCTGTACGGATCGACACGCTGGGCCTTGAGGGCATCACGGACGATGGCGTGCGGGCCTATGTCACCGATGGCGAGCTCTTCGGGTCGCTGTTGGGCATGGACTATCTGCGGCGGTACAACACGATTGAGATCAAACAGGATAAGTTGGTGTTGACGCGGTGA
- a CDS encoding MarC family protein: MEWQVLITAFMTLFVIIDPIGLAPLFVALTQGASAKHRRAVGLRAVLIAFVILTLFGLFGDHVLEFVGISMPAFRIAGGLLLFLTALEMLFEKRSKRRSEHAEHPEHQPVEDPSVFPLATPLLAGPGAITSMILLIDQADGVPGVLLMLGVMVAVLGVCLIFFALSNVMERGLGATGINVVTRLMGMLLAALSVQFVADGIKALFFVA; the protein is encoded by the coding sequence ATGGAGTGGCAGGTTCTGATCACGGCCTTCATGACGCTTTTCGTCATCATCGACCCGATCGGCCTTGCGCCTTTGTTCGTGGCGCTGACCCAAGGCGCCTCTGCCAAACACCGCCGTGCGGTGGGCCTGCGCGCCGTGCTGATCGCCTTTGTGATCTTGACGCTCTTTGGGTTGTTCGGCGATCATGTGCTTGAATTCGTGGGCATTTCCATGCCTGCTTTCCGTATCGCAGGCGGGCTTTTGCTCTTCCTCACCGCGCTTGAAATGCTCTTTGAGAAACGCTCGAAACGCCGTAGCGAACATGCCGAACACCCGGAACATCAACCCGTCGAAGACCCCTCCGTCTTCCCGCTTGCCACGCCTCTGCTGGCCGGCCCCGGTGCGATCACTTCGATGATCCTGTTGATTGATCAGGCCGATGGCGTCCCCGGCGTGCTTTTGATGCTGGGCGTGATGGTCGCCGTGTTGGGCGTCTGTCTGATTTTCTTTGCCCTGAGCAACGTGATGGAACGCGGTTTGGGCGCAACGGGCATCAATGTGGTGACGCGTCTGATGGGCATGCTTTTGGCCGCCCTGTCGGTGCAATTCGTGGCCGATGGCATAAAGGCGCTGTTTTTCGTCGCTTAA
- the kdsA gene encoding 3-deoxy-8-phosphooctulonate synthase has translation MSATTAPKDVTIGNVTFSNARPFGLIVGPCQLESLNHARMLAEKIAEACAPTGTGFVFKGSYDKANRSSLSGKRGLGAEKGLTILSKIREEFGVPVITDVHEPAHCAMAAEAVDVLQIPAFLCRQTDLLLAAGETGKAVNVKKGQFLAPWDMDNVAAKLASTGNDQIMLCERGTSFGYNTLVSDFRGLPRMAQTGYPVIMDATHSVQQPGGQGTSTGGDRTMVPVLARAAVAVGVAGLFIETHEDPDNAPSDGPNMLKIEDLGPLLATLHALDSVVKPA, from the coding sequence ATGTCCGCCACCACAGCCCCCAAAGACGTCACCATCGGCAATGTGACCTTCTCCAACGCCCGGCCCTTTGGTCTGATCGTCGGTCCTTGCCAGTTGGAAAGCCTCAATCACGCCCGGATGTTGGCGGAAAAGATCGCGGAGGCCTGTGCGCCCACGGGCACCGGTTTCGTGTTCAAAGGCTCCTACGACAAGGCCAACCGCAGCTCCCTGTCGGGCAAGCGCGGCTTGGGCGCTGAGAAAGGCCTCACCATCCTGTCGAAAATCCGCGAGGAATTCGGTGTTCCGGTGATCACCGACGTGCATGAGCCCGCGCATTGCGCCATGGCTGCCGAAGCGGTGGATGTGTTGCAAATCCCGGCGTTTTTGTGCCGTCAGACCGACCTGTTGCTCGCTGCGGGCGAGACGGGAAAGGCCGTGAACGTCAAGAAAGGCCAATTTCTGGCCCCGTGGGACATGGACAATGTGGCGGCGAAACTGGCCTCGACCGGCAACGATCAGATCATGCTCTGCGAGCGCGGCACATCCTTTGGCTATAACACGTTGGTCAGCGATTTCCGGGGCCTGCCACGTATGGCACAGACCGGCTATCCGGTGATCATGGACGCGACCCATTCGGTGCAGCAACCGGGCGGCCAGGGCACCTCCACCGGCGGCGACCGCACCATGGTGCCAGTGCTGGCGCGTGCGGCGGTGGCCGTCGGCGTTGCGGGGCTGTTCATCGAGACCCACGAAGACCCGGACAATGCGCCCTCCGATGGGCCGAACATGCTTAAGATCGAGGACCTCGGCCCGCTTTTGGCCACGCTTCATGCCCTCGACAGCGTGGTCAAACCCGCCTGA
- a CDS encoding TonB-dependent receptor, with translation MTQLKTALLATTILGAHPLALSAQESDIIYLDPIYVEMTDANAGAADRATSVYVSEAELEAASMGDLKDLFAGISSVSVGGAIPIAQKIFVNGVDMLNLGVTVDGVAQNNRIFHHVSANAFDPGLMKFVRVDPGVAPADAGFEALAGAVTMETIDAGDMLDPGDSFGGRVRLSYGENGDTFGRSVTLAARQAGFEGLAYVKQMDGDDFEDGDGNTVLGTSTDLDSALVKLAYEAETGDRVEFSAQKMQDDALRNRRANFGGATWNPLELYETERTIYALHYENTQAAGLWDPELTLGYSATEVDKETPYDSSGLTDTLSFTAKNHFHLSETATITAGVDYIDKTSQYSIYSTGEKLGRERIENLGLFAQARLEPMAGLNLSAGLRYDSQAFTDVNDVKHENDGLSGNLSVEYAITQSFSVRAGYSNVFGGIPVEDNYLFADPWDYSGLTEVTRGENIVLGANWEEGPLRLGAELFQTKLNTVRTSAYDRGAGGYVAGHADFESKGFTLAGSYDWTSGFARMSYTYSEAELNGAAASSYAVLDYGTPLGGVFSLELQQELIDYDMVIGGSIDAALEYDLDYDTGAGDGFMEKMPGYVVANVFAEYRPRNVDGLTLRAEINNIFDETYADRGTYGNDFTEDEINTLKEPGRSVSLMLTKEF, from the coding sequence ATGACACAGTTGAAAACCGCGTTGCTGGCGACAACCATCCTTGGCGCGCATCCTCTGGCGCTGTCGGCGCAAGAGAGCGATATCATTTACCTCGATCCGATTTATGTCGAGATGACCGACGCGAATGCCGGGGCGGCAGACCGCGCGACCTCGGTCTATGTGTCGGAGGCCGAACTTGAGGCCGCCAGCATGGGCGATTTGAAAGACCTCTTTGCAGGGATTTCCTCTGTCTCTGTCGGCGGCGCGATCCCCATCGCGCAAAAGATTTTCGTCAACGGCGTCGATATGCTCAATCTCGGGGTGACGGTCGACGGTGTGGCGCAGAACAACCGTATTTTCCACCACGTCAGTGCCAACGCCTTTGATCCGGGCCTGATGAAATTCGTGCGGGTCGATCCGGGCGTGGCCCCGGCCGATGCGGGGTTCGAGGCGCTGGCGGGGGCTGTGACGATGGAAACCATTGACGCGGGCGATATGCTAGATCCCGGCGACAGTTTCGGCGGCCGTGTGCGGTTGAGCTATGGCGAGAACGGCGACACATTTGGCCGCTCCGTGACCTTGGCCGCGCGTCAAGCGGGCTTTGAGGGGTTGGCCTATGTCAAACAGATGGACGGGGACGATTTCGAGGATGGCGACGGCAACACCGTTCTGGGCACCAGCACCGATCTCGACAGTGCTCTTGTCAAACTGGCCTATGAGGCCGAGACCGGGGATCGCGTCGAGTTTTCCGCGCAGAAGATGCAGGATGACGCCTTGCGCAACCGTCGGGCCAATTTTGGCGGAGCCACGTGGAACCCGCTTGAGCTTTATGAGACGGAGCGCACAATCTATGCGTTGCACTATGAAAACACCCAGGCGGCGGGGCTTTGGGACCCTGAGCTGACCCTTGGCTATTCCGCGACAGAGGTGGACAAGGAGACGCCCTACGACAGCTCTGGCCTGACCGACACGCTGAGCTTTACGGCCAAGAACCACTTTCATCTGAGCGAGACGGCCACGATCACGGCGGGTGTGGATTACATCGACAAGACCAGCCAATATTCGATCTATTCGACGGGGGAGAAACTCGGTCGCGAGCGGATCGAGAACCTTGGCCTCTTCGCGCAGGCCCGTCTTGAACCGATGGCGGGGCTGAACCTCTCGGCAGGTCTTCGGTATGACTCGCAGGCCTTCACCGATGTGAATGATGTCAAACATGAGAATGACGGGCTGAGCGGCAACCTCTCCGTCGAATATGCGATCACCCAAAGCTTTTCCGTGCGGGCCGGTTATTCCAATGTGTTTGGCGGCATTCCGGTCGAGGACAACTACCTCTTTGCCGATCCCTGGGATTACAGCGGGCTGACCGAGGTGACCCGTGGTGAGAACATCGTGCTGGGCGCGAATTGGGAAGAGGGGCCGTTGCGCCTAGGCGCCGAGCTGTTCCAGACCAAACTCAACACTGTGCGCACCTCGGCCTATGATCGCGGCGCGGGAGGCTATGTCGCGGGCCACGCCGACTTTGAGAGCAAAGGGTTCACGCTGGCGGGGTCTTATGACTGGACCTCCGGCTTTGCGCGCATGAGCTATACCTATAGCGAGGCGGAGCTGAACGGCGCGGCGGCCTCGAGCTATGCGGTGCTGGATTATGGCACACCTCTGGGCGGGGTCTTCTCGCTTGAGCTGCAACAGGAGCTGATCGACTATGACATGGTGATCGGCGGCAGCATCGACGCGGCCCTTGAGTATGATCTGGATTACGACACGGGCGCAGGCGACGGGTTTATGGAGAAAATGCCGGGCTATGTCGTGGCCAACGTCTTTGCCGAATACCGTCCGCGCAACGTAGATGGGCTGACGCTTCGGGCCGAGATCAACAATATCTTCGATGAAACCTATGCCGATCGTGGCACCTACGGGAATGACTTTACTGAGGATGAGATCAACACGCTCAAGGAGCCGGGGCGCAGCGTGAGCCTCATGCTCACCAAAGAGTTCTGA